In Vibrio sp. FE10, the following are encoded in one genomic region:
- a CDS encoding MOSC domain-containing protein, giving the protein MKKLGVVNSVLAGKTVTFAHGANSAIDKQVLSERQYATELGFTNDEQGDPRFHGGIQKALHIYPSEHYPVWQQELGDKDIFQFAGAFGENLSSSGITEQSIFLKDKIRIGSTLLEVSQGRMPCWKLNVRFDQNDMARRLQDTLRTGWYFRVLEEGDIGAGDEIILCERPYPDWSLARIMGAVFTGSLDREELSQMAELPLVESWGNLVERRLETGEVEDWEMRLVGPTAA; this is encoded by the coding sequence ATGAAGAAGTTAGGCGTAGTAAATAGTGTATTGGCAGGCAAAACCGTTACTTTTGCGCACGGTGCAAATAGCGCTATTGATAAGCAGGTTTTGTCGGAGCGCCAGTACGCTACAGAGCTGGGTTTTACCAATGATGAACAAGGTGATCCTCGCTTTCATGGCGGCATTCAAAAAGCCCTTCATATCTACCCGAGCGAGCACTACCCAGTTTGGCAGCAAGAACTGGGTGATAAAGACATCTTCCAATTTGCAGGCGCATTTGGCGAGAACCTAAGCTCAAGCGGTATTACAGAACAATCCATTTTTTTGAAAGATAAGATTCGTATTGGCTCAACTTTATTGGAAGTCTCACAGGGGCGCATGCCTTGTTGGAAGCTCAATGTACGATTCGATCAAAACGATATGGCAAGAAGACTGCAAGACACACTTCGAACGGGTTGGTACTTCCGAGTCTTGGAAGAAGGCGATATTGGCGCAGGCGATGAGATCATTCTGTGTGAAAGGCCTTACCCAGATTGGTCGTTAGCGCGCATCATGGGCGCGGTGTTTACTGGCAGCCTTGATAGAGAAGAGTTAAGTCAGATGGCTGAACTACCGTTAGTCGAATCTTGGGGCAACCTGGTTGAGCGTCGTCTAGAAACCGGTGAAGTCGAAGATTGGGAGATGCGTTTAGTTGGCCCTACAGCAGCATAA
- a CDS encoding 3'-5' exonuclease: MNKLFRSPAVDWPFKFAQKLERARDDRLKHFYSQPLPAPDTPLSEVTFLAVDFETTGLNPNKDGIITIGLVPFTLNRIYLRQAKHWTLRPKQKLEEESVVIHGITHNDIIDAPDLSEVLGEILESMAGHIPVVHYRRIERDFLDNALKVRLGEGIEFPVLDTLEIESQIQNKLAGGLWNKLKGKKPASVRLGQSRRRYHLPDYTPHHALTDAIATAELLQAQIAHHFDSEMPLKNFWL, translated from the coding sequence ATGAACAAACTATTCAGATCACCTGCGGTCGATTGGCCATTTAAGTTTGCTCAGAAACTCGAACGCGCGCGAGACGACCGCTTAAAGCACTTTTACAGCCAGCCTCTTCCTGCGCCTGATACGCCACTTTCAGAAGTGACCTTCTTGGCTGTCGACTTTGAAACCACGGGGTTAAACCCAAACAAGGACGGCATCATTACCATTGGTTTAGTGCCATTTACGCTCAATCGCATCTACTTGCGACAAGCCAAACACTGGACGCTGAGACCAAAACAGAAGTTGGAAGAAGAGTCTGTCGTGATTCATGGCATCACTCACAATGACATCATTGATGCGCCAGACCTTAGCGAAGTGCTGGGCGAGATCTTAGAATCAATGGCAGGACATATCCCTGTGGTTCACTATCGTCGTATCGAACGTGACTTCTTGGATAATGCATTAAAGGTACGACTCGGAGAAGGCATTGAGTTCCCAGTCCTCGACACCCTCGAGATTGAATCTCAAATCCAGAATAAACTGGCTGGCGGCTTGTGGAATAAGCTAAAAGGTAAGAAGCCTGCTTCAGTGAGATTGGGTCAGAGTCGTCGTCGATACCACTTACCCGACTACACACCGCACCACGCGCTAACCGATGCTATTGCGACCGCTGAGCTACTCCAAGCGCAGATTGCTCATCACTTTGACTCTGAGATGCCTTTGAAGAACTTCTGGCTCTAA
- a CDS encoding DUF294 nucleotidyltransferase-like domain-containing protein produces the protein MDAELLEIQNFLAQYPPFTELPEEMLAKVTSSVEISYYRQDTPIIHFGDQINDLYIVRSGEVEVYRRKGELYNRLDEGHLFGQMGLLTNNKVRFPVKATEDTLLYCIPEPIFQELYDNYDSFADFVEVEDNARLRQANLDSNDANDLTTSKVKTLLTSEAPMIEKTRTIQQAATMMAEDNVSSLLIIDPDIVEDEEDDSTPVIGIITDRDLCTRVLAEGLDPSDEVSSVMTPEVISLDHNAYVYEAMMTMLRYNVHHLPVLKDKKPIGIIEATDIVRYESQNSLLLVSSIFQQQSIEDLKVLSEQVKDSFVRLVNEDANAHMVGTAMSVIGRSFKQRIIELGEEKLGKSPIPYCFLALGSMGRDEQLLVTDQDNAIILDDTYDEAKHGKYFEELSKFICDGLDQCGYVYCTGDIMATNPTWRMTRRQWEECFADWIDDPNPKALLNASIFFDLDGVYGRLKWAEQLNSFIVRRARKNNRFLACLARNALNRTPPLGFFKDFVMEKDGRHNNSINLKRRGTAPLADLIRVHSLAVASRSKNSFERLDDIIDAGILPKGRAQDLKDAMEFISLVRIRHQAHDVDNNIEPDNNIEPENLSDFERRNLKDAFQILSNAQNFLKFRYQASNKFK, from the coding sequence ATGGATGCTGAGTTATTAGAGATTCAAAACTTTCTGGCACAATACCCCCCTTTCACAGAACTCCCTGAGGAGATGTTGGCGAAAGTGACCAGTAGCGTGGAAATTTCTTATTACCGCCAAGACACACCTATCATTCACTTTGGTGACCAGATTAATGATCTTTACATTGTTCGAAGCGGCGAAGTAGAAGTCTACCGTCGTAAAGGTGAGCTCTATAACCGTCTCGATGAAGGCCACTTGTTCGGCCAAATGGGGTTACTCACCAACAATAAAGTTCGCTTCCCCGTTAAGGCAACAGAAGACACTCTGCTCTACTGTATCCCTGAGCCTATTTTCCAAGAACTTTATGACAACTATGATTCATTCGCTGACTTTGTCGAAGTAGAAGATAACGCGCGACTGCGTCAGGCTAACTTAGACAGCAACGACGCCAACGATTTAACGACATCCAAGGTTAAAACACTGCTCACCAGTGAAGCACCGATGATCGAGAAAACGCGTACGATTCAGCAAGCTGCCACCATGATGGCCGAAGATAACGTATCTTCCCTACTGATTATCGACCCAGATATCGTTGAAGACGAAGAGGATGATTCGACACCCGTTATCGGTATTATCACCGACCGTGATTTATGTACACGTGTACTGGCTGAAGGTCTCGACCCATCGGATGAAGTCTCTAGCGTAATGACACCAGAGGTTATCTCACTCGACCATAATGCCTATGTATACGAAGCTATGATGACCATGCTTCGCTACAACGTGCATCACCTACCCGTGCTAAAAGATAAGAAGCCTATTGGTATTATCGAAGCGACCGATATCGTACGTTACGAATCTCAAAACTCGCTGTTATTGGTAAGCAGTATCTTCCAACAGCAAAGTATCGAAGACCTAAAAGTGCTTTCCGAACAAGTGAAAGACAGCTTTGTACGCTTGGTCAATGAAGATGCCAATGCCCACATGGTTGGCACCGCGATGTCAGTGATTGGCCGCAGCTTTAAACAACGTATTATCGAATTGGGTGAAGAGAAGTTAGGTAAATCACCAATCCCATACTGTTTCCTTGCATTAGGCTCTATGGGACGTGACGAGCAGTTGCTGGTCACAGACCAAGATAACGCCATCATTCTTGATGATACCTACGACGAAGCAAAACACGGTAAATACTTTGAAGAGCTTTCAAAGTTCATTTGTGACGGTTTAGACCAGTGTGGTTATGTTTACTGTACTGGTGACATCATGGCGACGAACCCAACTTGGCGCATGACACGTCGACAATGGGAAGAGTGCTTTGCTGATTGGATTGATGATCCAAACCCGAAGGCACTGCTGAACGCCTCTATCTTCTTTGATTTAGATGGCGTGTATGGCCGCTTGAAATGGGCTGAGCAATTGAACAGCTTCATCGTAAGACGTGCACGTAAGAACAACCGCTTCTTGGCGTGTCTTGCTCGTAACGCGCTCAACCGCACACCGCCTCTGGGTTTCTTCAAAGATTTCGTAATGGAGAAAGATGGCCGTCACAACAACTCGATCAACCTTAAACGTCGTGGCACCGCGCCACTCGCAGACTTGATTCGTGTTCACTCGTTAGCTGTTGCTTCTCGTTCGAAGAACTCATTTGAGCGTTTGGACGATATTATCGATGCCGGTATTTTGCCTAAAGGCAGAGCGCAAGATTTGAAAGACGCCATGGAGTTCATCTCTTTGGTTCGTATTCGTCACCAAGCGCATGATGTTGATAACAATATCGAGCCTGATAACAACATTGAACCAGAGAACTTATCTGACTTCGAACGACGCAATCTAAAGGACGCATTCCAAATTTTAAGTAATGCGCAAAACTTCCTTAAGTTCCGTTATCAAGCTAGCAATAAGTTTAAGTAG
- a CDS encoding amino acid aminotransferase: MFEKVLAAPADPILGLTEEFKKDSRAEKINLGVGIYKNEDGQTPVLKTVKKAEAALLENEKTKSYLTIEGTAEYGLAVQKLLFGSDAEIVTSQRAKTAQAPGGTGALRVAGEFIKRQLGDVKIWISNPTWANHNGVFAAAGIETAQYSYYNAETKDKDFAGMVADLEKASAGDIVLLHGCCHNPTGIDPTTEEWEALAKLVAEKKLLPLFDFAYQGFAKGVEEDAAGLRIFAQYNKEILVASSFSKNFGLYNERVGAFTLVAESVDVATTAFSQVKSIIRSIYSNPPAHGSAVVTHILGDADLRAEWEAEVAEMRDRIQEMRELFVTTLKSEGVDADFTFIERQNGMFSFSGLSKEQVTRLKDEFAIYIVGSGRISVAGMTKSNMGPLCKGLAAVL; encoded by the coding sequence ATGTTTGAAAAAGTGTTAGCTGCTCCCGCCGATCCTATCCTCGGCCTTACTGAAGAGTTTAAAAAAGACTCTCGTGCAGAGAAAATCAACCTTGGTGTTGGCATCTACAAAAATGAAGATGGTCAAACGCCTGTACTTAAAACAGTAAAGAAAGCAGAAGCTGCACTTCTTGAAAACGAAAAAACCAAATCTTACCTAACGATTGAAGGTACAGCTGAATACGGTCTAGCCGTTCAAAAACTTCTTTTCGGTTCAGACGCTGAGATCGTAACATCTCAACGCGCTAAAACAGCACAAGCTCCAGGTGGTACAGGTGCACTTCGCGTAGCGGGTGAATTCATCAAGCGCCAACTGGGCGACGTAAAAATCTGGATCAGTAACCCAACTTGGGCTAACCACAACGGCGTTTTCGCTGCTGCCGGTATCGAGACAGCTCAATACAGCTACTACAACGCTGAAACAAAAGACAAAGACTTCGCAGGCATGGTTGCTGACCTAGAGAAAGCTTCTGCTGGCGATATCGTTCTTCTTCACGGCTGCTGTCATAACCCAACAGGTATCGACCCAACAACTGAAGAGTGGGAAGCACTGGCTAAGCTAGTTGCTGAGAAGAAACTGCTTCCTCTATTCGATTTTGCTTACCAAGGTTTTGCAAAAGGCGTTGAAGAAGATGCGGCTGGCCTGCGTATTTTTGCTCAATACAACAAAGAAATTCTAGTCGCGAGCTCGTTCTCTAAAAACTTTGGTTTGTACAACGAACGTGTTGGGGCATTCACATTGGTTGCAGAGTCTGTAGATGTAGCAACAACAGCATTCTCTCAAGTTAAGAGCATCATCCGCTCTATCTACTCTAACCCACCAGCGCACGGCAGTGCTGTCGTTACTCACATCCTTGGTGATGCTGACCTACGTGCTGAATGGGAAGCAGAAGTAGCAGAAATGCGCGACCGTATCCAAGAGATGCGTGAGCTATTCGTAACAACACTGAAATCTGAAGGTGTTGATGCAGATTTCACATTCATCGAGCGTCAAAACGGCATGTTCTCGTTCTCTGGCCTAAGCAAAGAGCAAGTAACTCGTCTGAAAGATGAATTCGCAATCTACATTGTTGGTTCTGGCCGTATCAGTGTTGCTGGTATGACTAAGTCAAACATGGGTCCTCTATGTAAAGGTCTAGCTGCGGTTCTTTAA
- a CDS encoding HD-GYP domain-containing protein yields MDNSNYNQSLTTKLYVIAGVLFGTYGSRVCPMLESLTTLEIFTHVSIVFVLLWLVRHYLLAQHTLVKQGRFAQLDTLLFFTASVPFALYYNLSYEFTIDSNLKVLFGMSLFGFFTGTILQLNAKLNQMDKMEATGQFDFHLIGERSSLVKQMIGLVIVLLVTLTTMLTMIAVKDIFWLEHNPDRLLDGTGKISVIKEFIYLAVVLGGYAIIIMTLWSKLIKRILLSQECALNKVTKGEQGVRLPIFGYNELGSMASMTNTMLDSLETAQNEVKTTRDVAIVSLSALAESRDNETGAHILRTQEYVKVLAQELSKSETHATLLTPNYIELLYKSAPLHDVGKVGVPDSVLLKPGKLTDEEFEIMKGHPAIGAEALSIAERQLGSSSFLRVAKEISLTHHEKWNGSGYPNQLSGEDIPLSGRLMALADVYDALISKRVYKPAFSHEQAKQIILEGNGTHFDPQVVDAFLAVEQAFISIAATYKDGKSIASELERESLVAQPA; encoded by the coding sequence ATGGATAATTCGAACTACAATCAATCGCTAACGACTAAGTTATACGTCATCGCAGGCGTGCTGTTTGGCACCTACGGCAGCCGAGTATGTCCTATGCTCGAGAGCTTAACCACGTTAGAGATTTTCACGCACGTTAGTATCGTTTTCGTCTTATTATGGCTCGTTCGTCATTACCTATTAGCGCAGCACACTTTAGTCAAACAAGGTCGGTTCGCACAACTCGATACCTTATTGTTTTTTACTGCAAGCGTCCCTTTCGCGCTCTATTACAACCTAAGCTATGAATTCACCATAGATAGCAATTTGAAAGTACTGTTCGGCATGAGTTTATTTGGTTTCTTTACTGGAACCATTCTTCAACTCAACGCCAAGCTTAACCAAATGGATAAAATGGAAGCGACTGGCCAATTTGATTTTCATCTCATTGGTGAGAGAAGTTCACTGGTCAAGCAAATGATAGGCTTGGTCATCGTTCTTTTAGTCACACTAACGACTATGTTGACGATGATTGCCGTCAAAGACATCTTTTGGCTTGAGCACAACCCTGACCGTTTATTAGACGGCACCGGTAAGATCAGCGTGATCAAAGAATTCATTTATTTGGCGGTGGTACTGGGTGGCTACGCTATCATCATCATGACACTTTGGAGCAAGCTGATTAAACGTATTTTGCTTAGCCAAGAGTGTGCATTGAACAAAGTAACCAAAGGCGAGCAAGGTGTTCGTTTACCTATTTTCGGTTACAACGAGCTGGGGTCAATGGCCTCAATGACCAACACTATGCTTGATAGCCTTGAAACGGCACAAAACGAAGTTAAGACCACACGCGACGTTGCGATCGTGAGTTTGTCTGCACTTGCGGAATCTCGAGACAATGAAACGGGCGCGCATATCCTAAGAACTCAGGAATACGTTAAGGTTCTCGCGCAAGAGCTCAGTAAATCAGAAACTCACGCGACCTTATTAACACCCAACTATATCGAGCTGCTTTATAAGTCTGCCCCACTGCATGATGTAGGTAAGGTTGGCGTACCTGACAGTGTGTTATTGAAACCGGGCAAACTGACTGACGAAGAGTTTGAGATAATGAAAGGTCACCCTGCTATTGGCGCCGAAGCGTTATCTATCGCAGAAAGACAATTAGGAAGTAGCTCTTTCTTAAGAGTCGCGAAAGAGATATCTCTCACTCACCACGAGAAATGGAACGGCAGCGGTTATCCAAATCAGTTGTCTGGTGAAGATATTCCGTTATCGGGTCGTTTAATGGCATTAGCCGATGTCTATGATGCGCTTATCTCGAAGCGAGTCTACAAGCCAGCCTTTAGTCATGAGCAAGCGAAACAGATTATCTTAGAGGGCAATGGGACGCATTTTGATCCGCAAGTTGTCGACGCCTTTCTAGCCGTTGAACAAGCGTTTATTTCGATTGCCGCAACCTATAAAGATGGCAAAAGTATCGCAAGTGAACTCGAACGCGAAAGCCTTGTTGCTCAACCCGCATAA
- a CDS encoding PLP-dependent aminotransferase family protein: protein MARYEELAKDIRTQIANNTWRSGEKIPSVRMSCRNYNVSNSTVLQAYQLLESEGWIIAKPQSGYFVAPRVDGVDLDSTPVHQKKAINDRLFDFLKSSSAEGVIPFGSAFPDPDLFPLPTLTRNLASAGRKMTGASVINNLPPGSESLRRQIAQRYLQQGITVNHQDIVITSGAMEALNLSLQTVTKSGDNVVIESPAFYGALQAVERLGLNPIEVDVCPVNGLNIEQFEHALKNQDVKACWLMTTFQNPTGTSLSEEAKRRVVEIAEQHKTYIIEDDVYGDLYYEGHKPKPLKAFDKTDSVLLCGSYSKSLCPGYRVGWVVNTRFNDAIQKLQLLSTLSSSAPVQLGVAHFLTHESYDNHLRKLRKNLLVRKERFISAIRQYFPQSIEIEEPAGGYFIWVRFSANFDSQQFHQLAIAQGISVASGDLFSEQGKVDNAIRLNFSYELTEEKEQALILLGKLAHKLTHS, encoded by the coding sequence ATGGCGCGTTATGAAGAGCTTGCAAAGGATATTCGAACTCAGATTGCTAACAACACTTGGCGATCCGGGGAGAAGATCCCTTCTGTGCGCATGAGTTGTCGTAATTACAACGTCAGCAATAGTACTGTCTTACAAGCCTACCAGTTGCTTGAAAGCGAAGGGTGGATCATCGCTAAGCCTCAGTCTGGCTATTTTGTCGCCCCGCGAGTAGACGGTGTTGATCTTGATTCAACACCAGTGCATCAAAAGAAAGCGATTAATGATCGCCTGTTTGATTTTTTGAAATCGAGTTCTGCAGAAGGTGTTATTCCTTTTGGCTCCGCATTCCCAGACCCCGACCTTTTCCCGTTACCGACTTTAACTCGAAACCTTGCCAGTGCCGGGAGGAAAATGACCGGTGCTAGTGTGATCAATAATCTGCCACCGGGCAGTGAGTCTCTCAGAAGACAAATTGCGCAGCGTTATCTGCAGCAAGGGATCACAGTTAATCACCAAGACATTGTGATTACGTCTGGCGCGATGGAAGCGCTTAACTTGAGCCTACAAACGGTCACCAAGTCGGGTGACAATGTTGTGATTGAATCTCCAGCTTTCTATGGTGCTTTACAGGCCGTGGAGAGGTTAGGGCTTAACCCGATTGAAGTCGATGTTTGTCCAGTTAATGGGCTGAACATTGAACAGTTTGAACATGCCCTAAAAAACCAAGACGTGAAAGCGTGCTGGTTGATGACGACTTTTCAAAACCCGACAGGAACGAGTTTGTCGGAAGAAGCAAAGCGCCGCGTTGTAGAGATTGCTGAACAACACAAGACCTACATTATTGAAGATGACGTGTACGGCGACCTATATTACGAAGGGCATAAACCTAAGCCGCTAAAGGCCTTTGATAAAACCGACTCTGTTTTGCTTTGTGGCTCGTATTCAAAAAGCCTGTGTCCCGGTTATCGAGTAGGCTGGGTAGTGAACACACGTTTCAACGATGCGATTCAAAAGCTTCAGCTGCTTTCTACATTATCGAGTAGTGCACCTGTTCAACTTGGTGTTGCACACTTTCTGACTCATGAAAGCTACGACAATCACCTTCGTAAACTGCGTAAAAACCTCTTGGTCAGAAAAGAACGGTTTATCAGTGCTATCCGACAGTACTTCCCCCAATCAATCGAGATAGAAGAACCTGCTGGTGGTTATTTCATTTGGGTTCGTTTCTCTGCAAATTTCGACAGCCAACAATTCCATCAACTCGCGATTGCACAAGGTATTAGCGTTGCATCGGGCGATCTATTTAGTGAGCAGGGCAAAGTAGATAACGCGATTCGATTGAATTTCTCTTATGAACTGACAGAAGAGAAAGAACAAGCGCTGATCCTACTTGGCAAGCTCGCGCATAAACTGACTCACTCGTAA
- a CDS encoding trypsin-like serine peptidase, whose amino-acid sequence MKRIILASAIVTTFSAHSGLGKMDRSVTQHKTFALQTQFDFACHMNAGSATLIDPYWVITANHVSGSKSEGYENAVTCSSYEKDENGKFNVIHTSRATTDPDGEWGEYEFTDGIYDFALVRLDTPITGMKPAKLPEKGMFDHSEVYEVNSVGFGNYNGRNGGKKFVKYNDTDKKWLAEYKYNPVIMPQSDLQWLIIHGDSGSGITIEREGEFYIIGEIGLQYYGELGWQDTFDDVLGRLDSLKSDMREHGFSYTNPVKLTDVKWTPTTQSDIENLHAFYSYWKAENMDFNGTYWTKEGGIHNTVNAIEGEKYTFETVIPANPKAPAFDVFVNGRQVAHNIKADQESLFLKVNTFEQKGDQMVIEFKPLKKSNEKIILDHFLVRAVD is encoded by the coding sequence ATGAAAAGAATTATTTTAGCATCAGCAATTGTAACGACTTTTTCTGCTCACTCAGGTCTCGGGAAAATGGATCGTTCGGTCACTCAACACAAAACGTTCGCACTACAAACTCAGTTCGATTTTGCCTGTCATATGAATGCGGGTTCCGCGACCTTAATTGACCCTTACTGGGTGATAACGGCAAATCACGTATCAGGCTCTAAAAGTGAAGGGTATGAAAATGCAGTAACTTGTTCTTCTTATGAAAAAGATGAGAACGGTAAGTTCAACGTTATTCATACATCACGTGCGACAACTGACCCTGATGGTGAGTGGGGGGAGTATGAATTTACCGATGGCATTTATGATTTCGCTCTGGTGCGTTTAGACACGCCAATAACCGGTATGAAGCCTGCGAAGTTACCAGAGAAAGGGATGTTCGATCATTCAGAGGTTTATGAAGTAAATAGCGTTGGCTTTGGTAACTATAACGGCCGTAATGGCGGGAAGAAATTTGTTAAGTACAATGACACAGATAAGAAATGGTTAGCTGAATATAAATATAACCCGGTGATCATGCCTCAAAGTGATTTGCAGTGGCTGATCATCCATGGAGACTCAGGTTCAGGTATTACGATTGAGAGAGAAGGCGAGTTTTATATTATTGGAGAAATTGGCCTTCAATATTATGGCGAGCTTGGTTGGCAAGATACATTCGACGATGTTTTAGGGAGGTTAGACTCTCTAAAAAGCGATATGAGAGAGCATGGGTTTAGTTACACGAATCCAGTAAAGCTCACTGACGTAAAATGGACGCCTACGACACAAAGTGATATCGAAAACCTTCATGCGTTTTACAGCTATTGGAAAGCTGAGAATATGGATTTCAATGGTACTTACTGGACAAAGGAAGGTGGGATACATAATACCGTTAATGCGATAGAAGGTGAAAAGTACACGTTTGAAACCGTGATCCCTGCAAATCCTAAAGCTCCAGCATTTGATGTGTTTGTAAATGGTCGTCAGGTCGCTCACAACATCAAAGCTGACCAAGAAAGCTTGTTTTTGAAAGTAAATACGTTTGAACAGAAGGGTGACCAGATGGTGATTGAGTTTAAGCCATTAAAAAAGTCGAATGAAAAGATAATCCTAGACCACTTCTTAGTCCGCGCTGTTGATTAA
- the asnS gene encoding asparagine--tRNA ligase, translating into MTYAPVTDVLGGKLAVDSEVTVRGWIRSRRDSKAGISFLAIYDGSCFDPIQAVVPNNLNNYEDEVLKLTTGCSVEVTGKIVESPAKGQDFELAATDVKVVGWVEDADTYPMAKTRHSIEYLREVAHLRPRTNVIGAVARVRNCLSQAIHRFYHEQGFFWTSAPLITASDAEGAGEMFRVSTLDMENLPRTDEGKVDFNEDFFGKETFLTVSGQLNAEAYACALSKVYTFGPTFRAENSNTSRHLAEFWMVEPEVAFADLDDVAKLAEDMLKYVFAAVLEERRDDLEFFASRIDKEAITRLEQFVDADFAQVDYTDAIQILLDSGKKFEFDVEWGIDMSSEHERYLAEEHFKAPVIVKNYPKDIKAFYMRLNDDGKTVAAMDVLAPGIGEIIGGAQREERLDILDERMIAMGIDPEHMSWYRDLRKYGTVPHAGFGLGFERLVSYVTGMGNVRDVIPFPRTPRSANF; encoded by the coding sequence ATGACTTACGCGCCTGTAACAGACGTACTTGGCGGCAAGCTAGCGGTAGACAGTGAAGTAACTGTTCGCGGCTGGATCCGTTCACGTCGTGATTCCAAAGCTGGAATCTCTTTCCTTGCCATTTATGACGGCTCTTGTTTCGACCCGATTCAGGCCGTGGTTCCTAATAATCTTAATAATTACGAAGACGAAGTATTAAAGCTAACAACTGGCTGCTCTGTTGAAGTAACTGGTAAGATTGTTGAGTCTCCTGCGAAAGGTCAAGACTTCGAACTAGCAGCAACTGACGTTAAAGTTGTAGGCTGGGTTGAAGACGCTGATACTTACCCAATGGCTAAGACACGTCACTCTATCGAATACCTTCGTGAAGTTGCTCACCTACGCCCACGTACCAACGTGATCGGCGCAGTAGCACGTGTACGTAACTGTCTATCTCAAGCGATTCACCGTTTCTACCACGAGCAAGGTTTCTTCTGGACTTCAGCTCCGCTTATCACTGCATCTGATGCAGAAGGCGCTGGTGAAATGTTCCGCGTATCTACGCTAGACATGGAAAACCTACCTCGCACTGACGAAGGCAAAGTTGACTTCAACGAAGATTTCTTCGGTAAAGAAACTTTCCTAACAGTATCTGGCCAACTTAATGCTGAAGCTTACGCTTGTGCACTAAGCAAGGTTTACACGTTCGGTCCTACGTTCCGTGCTGAAAACTCAAACACAAGCCGCCACCTAGCTGAGTTCTGGATGGTTGAGCCTGAAGTTGCGTTTGCAGACCTTGACGATGTAGCGAAACTGGCTGAAGACATGCTTAAGTACGTTTTCGCTGCTGTTCTTGAAGAACGCCGTGATGACCTTGAGTTCTTCGCTTCTCGCATCGACAAAGAGGCAATCACTCGTCTAGAGCAATTCGTAGACGCTGATTTCGCACAAGTTGACTACACTGACGCAATCCAAATCCTACTAGACTCTGGTAAGAAGTTTGAATTTGACGTTGAGTGGGGCATCGACATGTCTTCTGAGCATGAGCGTTACCTAGCTGAAGAGCACTTTAAAGCTCCTGTTATCGTTAAGAACTACCCGAAAGACATCAAAGCTTTCTACATGCGCTTAAACGACGACGGCAAAACAGTTGCAGCTATGGACGTACTTGCACCAGGCATCGGTGAAATCATCGGTGGTGCACAACGTGAAGAGCGTCTAGACATTCTAGACGAGCGCATGATTGCTATGGGTATCGACCCTGAGCACATGAGCTGGTACCGCGACCTACGTAAATACGGCACAGTGCCACACGCTGGTTTCGGTCTTGGTTTTGAGCGTCTAGTGTCTTACGTAACAGGTATGGGCAACGTTCGTGACGTTATCCCGTTCCCACGTACACCACGCTCTGCGAACTTCTAA